Within Vannielia litorea, the genomic segment CGGTCGAGCCGGGAGGACTGGGTTTCGATCCGGTCCCAGGTGAGGCCGAGCCACTCGAGATCCTGCTGGATCGCGTCGGCATATTCGGGCCTGGAGCGCTCCGGGTCGGTATCGTCCAGCCGGAGGATGAAGGTGCCCCCGGATTGCCGGGCGATCAGCCAGTTGAAGAGCGCGGTCCGCAGGTTGCCGACGTGCAGGTAGCCGGTGGGGGACGGGGCGAAGCGGGTGGTGGTCATGGGTGCATCCTCGGGCGTCAGGGCCGCGATTTACGCCATGCGGGCCGGGCGCACAACCTTACGACGGCTCGACGGGCCAATGGGTGGCGAGCTCGTCGAGGCCGGCGCGGATCAGCTCGGCCAGCACCGCCTCTTCGATCTGCGCCAGCCGGCCGAGGTAGAGGCAGGATTTGCCCAGCCTGTGGGGGCCGAGCCGGGCGAGGATTTCGCCGAAGTCGGCATAGCCCGGCATGATGTAGACCACCATGTTGGCGCGGCGCGGCGAGAAGCCGGTGGCCAGCCAGTCGCCGGTGCGGCCTGTGGCATAGGTGTAGCGGTAGCGCCCGAAGCCGACGAGGGAGGGGCCCCACATCCGGGCGGCAAAGCCGGTGGTCTGCGCGAAGAGATCGAGCAGGCGCAGCGCATCGGCGCGGCGGCCCGGATGGGCCACGGCCTCGCAGAAGGCGCGCGGGTCGGCATCGGTGGGCTGGGTGGCATTGGCCATTGCGGAAGCATGGGCGGCGCAGGGGGGCGGGTCAATCGGCCGGGGGCTGCGGGGCCGCGTTGGGGCGTTCG encodes:
- a CDS encoding DUF1801 domain-containing protein; its protein translation is MANATQPTDADPRAFCEAVAHPGRRADALRLLDLFAQTTGFAARMWGPSLVGFGRYRYTYATGRTGDWLATGFSPRRANMVVYIMPGYADFGEILARLGPHRLGKSCLYLGRLAQIEEAVLAELIRAGLDELATHWPVEPS